The Streptomyces sp. NBC_00569 genomic sequence ACTTGCGCCGGGCCCGTGTCTTCGACGAGGGCGGGCGAGGTCTGTTCCTCGTCGCTCAATTCGCCGAGCACTGGGGAACGCGCCATGCCCGACGTGGCAAGACGGTCTGGGCGGAGTGCGCCCTGGGCACCCCAAAGGTCTTCTCGGACGCGGCAGCGCTGGACTTGGAGGGCATTTCCGGGGTCGAATGAGCACCATTTCGCCGGCCCGCCGGGACGATCGCGAGGTTCTCAGGGGCTTCGACCGGCTGACGATGCAGCACCTGTCGGCGTACCTCGACCGCCCCCGTCGCGTATGGACGAGCGACGTGCCCAGTTCTTGAGGCGCGGCAGTTGTCGGTGGGCAGTCTGCCGCGATCGCCCCGCACCGTCGGGCCGCGCGCGGACATGGCGGTCGGCGGATGGCGGATGAGGTCGCGCCGCCGACCGCAGGGGGCCCGACCCCGCATGGCTGAGTGACTGGGCGTCAGTCCTGGTGAACTGGCCGACCTGCACCGCAGGTTCGAGATCGTCCCCGGGGCACAGGCCCAGGTCTTCAGGGGAGACGAAGGGAAGGTCCTCGCCACGTCGGGATCCCGAGGCGGATCACTTGAACCAGAGGGGCGGAGCGAGGCCACGGCGACGGTGCCGTGTAAGACGTAGGCACGCTCGGTATGCGCCAGACCGGGAAGCCGTGGGCGCCGGTGCTCTCTCAAGCACCGGCGCCCACTCACCCCTGCCCGAGGTGGCTTTGTTGAACTTTCTGTTCAGTTTTCAGGGGACGAGGATGAGGCGGATCGGGTCGCCGATCTTGTTTTCCAGCCGGTTGACCGCGTCGGCGGCCTCGGCGAGCGGGATGTGGTCGGTGATGGAGGGGGCCAGGTCGAGACGGCCGACCTCCGCCAGCCGGACCAGCTCGGTGACGGACTCGGGGGTGCCGCCGTAGTGGCCGCGCACCTGCTTGCCCAGGTAGTTGAAGGTGAGGCCCTCGGTGATGGTGAGGGGCCTGGGGCTGATGCCGACCAGGATGAGGGAGCCGCCCAGGCCGAGCGCGGCGGCGGCCTGCTCGCGCACGGCGGGCACGCCGGCGCAGTCGAAGGCGAAGTCGAGGCCTCGTCCGGCGGTGGCCGCGCGAACCTGGTCGGCGAAGTCGTCGGCAGCCGGGTCGAAGGCGAAGTCCGCGCCGAAGGCCAGGGCGCGTTCGCGCGCGCTGGGCAGCGGGTCGACGGCGATGATCGGCGCGGCGCCGGCCAGGCGGGCCACGCGGACGTTGTGCGCGCCGACTCCGCCCACGCCCCAGACGCCGACGGACTGGGCGGGGCGTACGCCCGCGGTGGTGACGACGGCGGCGTAGGGGGTGGAGACCGCGTCGGGGATGATCGCGGCCTGGTCGAAGGGGAGGTTGTCGGGGATGGGGATGAGGGTGTCCTCGCGGGCGAGGGTGTACTGGGCCCAGCCGCCGTCGTAGTCGATGCCGGCGGTGCGCATCTGGGTGCAGGGGCGGCTGCGCACGCAGCCGGCGCACTGGCCGCACGTTTTGCCGGCCTCCAGGGTGACGCGGGTACCGACGGTCAGACCGCGCTTGAGGCCGGGGCCGAGGGTGTGGATCACACCGGCGACCTCGTGGCCGACGGTGACCGTGTCGGAGGTGGCGAACAGCGGGACAAGGGAGCCGTCGAGCAGGTGGACGTCCGACAGGCAGACGCCTGCGGCCTTCACCTCGATCAGGATTTCACCCGGGCCCGGAACGGGGACGGGGATCTCCTCCACGGCGAACTTCTTGCTGTCCAGGTGGAAGCGTCCGGCGAGCATGGTGTCCATGGTGCACTGCTTTCTGTGAGCGGCACGTCCGGCGGTTCGGGTCGATGGGTGCCGTGTGGTGCCGTCGAGGGTGAGTGGTGGCCGGGAGAGTGGGGGTGTCAAGAGCGCCGCACTCTCCCGGCGTCTGGGGGTCAGGCGAAGACGTCCTGCTGGTAGCGCTCGTCCGCTTCGAGCTGGGCGAGCCACTGCTGGGCGGCCTCGTCGTCGCTGCCGGTGTGCTTCCGGTAGATGGCCGCGAGGGCCTCGCGCACGGCGGGTGCCATGCGGCGGCCGTCACCGCAGACGTAGATGTACGCGCCGTCCTGGATGGCCTGCCACACGGTCTCGGCGGCGTTGGCGATGGCGTTCTGGACGAACCGGGCCGGGTGGCCGGTCACCGCGGAGTAGGCGGTGTGCACCTGGGCGATCCCGGACTGCTCCCAGGTCTGCATCTCCTGCCGGTAGAAGTAGTCGTGCTCCGGGTGGCGGCAGCCGACGAAGACCTGGGACAGGCCTACCTCTATGCCGTTCTCCTGCTGCGAGGCGCGCTCCTCCAGGAATCCGCGCAGCGGCGCGATGCCGGTGCCCGGGCCGATGAGGACCAGCGGCGTGGCCGGGTCGGCCGGCGGGGCGAAGGTCGGCGAGGGCACGCGCACGTAGCCATAGAAGACGTCTCCGGGCTCGAGGCCTGCGATGTAGGACGAGCAGGTGCCGCGGTACTGGCCGTCGCCGGACAGGGCCGGGCCTTCCAGCAGGCCGACGGTCAGGCGCACGTGGCGCGGGTTGGCCAGCGGGGCGGAGGAGATGGAGTAGAACCGCGGGCGGATCGGGCCCATCATGTCCAGGAAGACCGCCAGCGGCAGCTCGACGGCAGGGAAGCGCTCCAGCAGGCCCAGCACGGAGACCCGCTTGCTCAGGATCTCAGTCTGGTAGCGCTCCTCGGATTCGGTGGTGTCGGCCGTGTAGGCCTGCAGCTGCGGCCGCGTCCACGGGCACTCGGTGTGCTCGGCCAGGGTCTGTATCTGGGAGCGGGTGGCCACGTCCTGCAGCTCCAGGAACTCGGTGAGCAGCAGGCCTGCCGTCACCGGGGTGCCCACCGGAAGGTGGGTGCGGCCGCCGGCCGGCAGTTCCAGGCGCAGGACCTGGTCGCGGTCGACGCGGAGGCGGGCGAGGGCGCGGTTGACCAGGGCCGGCTCGTTCTTGGCGAAGACGGCCAGGTGGTTGCCGGTGTCGTAGGTGACGCCGTCGGGGAGCTCGATGGTGATGGACTTCGCGGCCGGGCGCGGCGGCTCGATGCTGAAGTCCCACAGCCCGGTCGCGTCGCTGACGAGTTCCTCGTTGGCGACGACGGTCAGTGAGTAGGCCTGCTCGGAGACGATCGCGGGGCGCACATCCGCCTCGGTCAGCAGCTGCACCTGGTAGCGCGGGCCGCTGGCCTCCGAGGTGTCGGCCGCGTACTCCTCGGCCAGGGTGGTCCACAGGCTGTCCATCCAGCGGGTGGCCATACCGTCGAAGTCACCGGCGGCATCCGCGATGCCGCGCTCGATGACGGGGGTGGCGCCGGCGGCCAGCAGGCCTGCCTCGATCCGCTTGGGGAAGCCCTGGTAGGTGGCCACCCACTGGGTATTGCCGGCACCCAGCAGCGCGAACCGCACGTTGGACAGCGAGTCCTCCGGGAGTCCGGCGGCGAGCAGGTCGTCGAAACGCTGCGCGTTGTCCGGGGCCTTGCCGTTGTAGCTGGAGGCGACGACGACGAGCAGGCCCTCGGTGGGCAGGTTGTCGCCCAGCTCGTCCAGGCCGACCACGGTGGTGCCGAAGCCGGAGCGCTCGCTGCGGTCGGCGATGGTGCGCGCCAGGTCCTCGCACGAGCCGAGGCTGGAGCCGTAGGCGACGGTCAGGTTCACCCCGACACCGCTGACCGCGGCCTGCTCCCGCATGTCGTCGGTCTGCAGGTCGACTGCGCCGAAGACGGTCCGCTCGTGTTCCCGACGGGCCCGCACTTTCAGTTCGAAGCCGCCGGGCTTGCGCGTCAGCGCCTCCTTGACGTCCATCTTGTAGTCGTTGGTGTCGACGAACTTGAACTTCTGCAGCACCAGTGCGAGGGCCAGACGGGCCTCGGTGAGCGCGAACTGCCGGCCGATGCAAGCACGCACGCCGTTGCCGAACGGCTTGTAGGCGTGCGGGTGGTGGTTGACCCGGTTCTCCGGCAGCCACCGCTCGATGTCGAACTCCTCCGGCCGGTCCCACGCCTTGGGGTGGGTGTGCAGCGGACCCTCGAGGAGGTTGACCCGCGCTCCCTTCTTCAGCTCGTAGCAGCCGCCGATGACGGTGTCCTCGATCGGCGACTTGCCGATCATCGGGATGGGAGCCCACAGGCGCAGGGTCTCCTCCAGGATCCGCGGGATCACGTCCATCTGCATGATCGTGTCGTAGTCCGGGACCGTGTCGCCCGGCAGCAGCCGGTCGACCTCGGCGTAGGCCTGGGCCAGCACCTGCGGATTGCGCATCAGCGAGTACGTGGCGAACGACAGCAGACCACTGGTGGTCTCGTGACCGGCGATCAGGAACGTCACCACCTGGTCACGGACGTTGTCGTCGTCCAGCCCCTTGCCGGTCTCCGGGTCGGTGGCCTCCAGCATCAGACCCAGCAGGTCATCCTCAGCGGTGCCCTTGCCCTCACGGCGCTCCTTGATCACATTCTCGACCAGGTCCCGCATCAGCTGGATGTTCGCGCGGTACTTCTTGTCATCGGCCTTGCGCATCTTGGTCATCATCGGCAGCTCCTGCGAGCGCCGCAGCGACTCGACCAGCGCCTCCAGCAGCGCTTTGAGGAACGGGTGCAGATCCTCCTTGGCGAAGGAGTCGAACCGGTAACCGAACCCCGACAGAGCGATGGTGTCCAGGGTCAGCCGGGTGTAGTCGTCGGTGATGTTGACCGGCTTGCCCTCCTTACGCTCCCACTTGCCCACCAGGTTCTGGGCGATCTCCAGCATCTGCCCGTAGTAGCCCTTCATGGCCCGCTGGCTGAAGGCCGGGAGGAGGACTCGGTGCGCCATGCCCCATTCCTCCTCGTGCTGGTGGGCAGTGAACAGGCCGGCTCCCGCGTAGTCCCGGACATGGGCCAGCGGCGTTTTGTCGATCTGCTTGAAGAACCGCGTCTCGTCGCAGACCTCGGCCACCAGGTCCGGGTCCCAGACGAAGACCTGCTCGATGCCGGCGATCTCCATGCCGTAGAGCCCCTCGGGGAACTGCTTGGACAGCTCGCCGAAGTACTCCACTGGGTTGGTGCTGGGGATCTGCGGTGTGTGGCCGAGGAAGGGGACCCCGCGCGGAGACCGGATGGGTCGCAGGTCGTTCTTGGGCTGTGTGGTCATGGCTTGCTCCTCTGTGCAGAGAGGGGACGGGCAAGGGCGGCGGCGATACCGGGATGCATCACGGAAACATACGCCGTATGGAATTGGTACCATACGGCGTATGGAAAGTCGACCGCAACCCCGGGGTCTGTGTGGCGACCGTCATGCCGCCATGTAGCCGAAGCTATTTCCATACGCTGTATGAAACTGATACCGTCCGCGTATGGAAAAGGCGAAGCGTCCCCCGCGGGGAACAAGAAAGAGGGACGTGCCTCTGACCGAGGCCGGGATCTATGCCGCCGCCCTGCGGCTCATCGACGCGGACGGGGTCGAGGCGCTCACCATGCGCAAACTCGCGACCGCGCTTGATGCGAACCCGATGTCGCTCTACCACCACGTGCCGAACAAGGACGCCGTGCTGCGCGGCGTGGCGAGAATGGTCGGCACCCAGTTCCGCAGCGTGACGCTGGAGGATGCCCCCTGGCAGGAGCGCATCCGCTTGCTCGCCACGGATTTCCGGACGCTGGCGCACCGCCACCCCAAGCTCATGGCCTACTCGTTCAGCCACCAGGCGGACTTCATCCAGCCTGAAGACCCGTTCTGGGTCTCGCTCGCCGCGATCCTGGACGCCGCTGGGGTGCCGCACTCCGAGCTCCCGCAAATCGCCGCTCTCGTGTGCGCCGTCATCACCGGTGTCCTCACCGCCGAGCTCAACGGCGCGCTCGACCAGTGGTCGAGCCTCAAACCCCCCACTGTCGGCGAAGACGGGCTCGCCCCTCCAGGCAGTGACGAGAACGGCGTCTTCCGTCTGGCGTTGGACACGATCATCACGGGTCTGGAGAGCCGACTCGCCGCCGATGGATGACGGACGGCCAGGGCGCCGGCCATTTATGGGGCAGTCCTGAAGCATTGCGGCCTGAGGCTCGCCCTTGCTCGGGCGGGCTCAGGCCGCGGCCCATGAGGAGCCACCCATCATCCGGAAAGGTCCTGTCCACGCGGCCGCAGCAGATGCGCGGTGTGCCGCGGCTGGGTCGGGCGCCCGATCTGTGGCCGACCTGACCGACCTGATGGTGTACTCCGTCGACGGATCCACCTGCGCGCCCTGCGGGCGCAGCCTGCCCTACGCCACCTCGCGCTCACCCTGCCCCTGGTTCGCCCACCTGGGTGGTGCGCCTGGCCCCCGGTCTCGTTCGGTCCCAGGAACCGCAGCGTCCAGGGACCTGGGCGCTGCCGTGCGGCTCGGCCACGCTCCGGGCTGCGACCCTGCACATGACTCGGCCGGCCGAGTCATGTGCAGGGTCGCAGCCCGGAGCCCGGCGCACGGTGCGCCGGGACGCGCTCCCGCCCCGGTCTGCTGAGCCTCCATGTCACTGGGTGTCGGCCGCCGTACTGACGGGCACTCGGCCAGGTCTTCAGCAACTGCAACCGTCACGCCGACCTCGCCGATCTCGTCCCTGCCCGTTGCCGACCGGTGAGCGCCTTGGCGGAGTTGCGCGGCGTTTCCTGATACGAACGAGAAGGTCGCAGCAGACTTCGAGCGGCTCGGTACCTGTCACCGCAAGGGTGAGTCGGCGGTGGGCGTCAGCACGGACTCGGCGACGCCGACGATCTGGCTGATGTCGAAGCCCTCCATGTCCGCGCGGAATTCGGGGCTGGACAGGTACGCCTCCAGCCTCTCCTGAACGTCGTCGGCGTCCTGGTAGGAAACGAGGGCGTACAGCTGGGGCGCCTCACTGGCGGTGGTCGCCGGCACCGTCCAGACGCCGTGTGTGTTGATCCTGTGCTTGGCCATACCGGGAATGTGCTTGGCCCAGATGTTCTCGTAGGCGACGAGCGCCTCAGGGCTGCGCAGTGTGTAGACACGAAGCTGGTATTGGGGCATGAACACTCGTTCCTTCTCTTCTGCCGCCGGGGCAAAGATCCCCAGCCGCACGGCGGTTGGGAGGCTTCTCTCAGCCTTTTGCAAACAAGTTCGCCAGTTCGAGGTCCCAGTCGATGGGTCCGGACTCGGTACCCCCTGGCGCTACCGCCCTCGTGGTCTCCAATAGGGCCTTGACGTCCTGCACGGGAACCTCGAGCGAAGCGGTGCCCGCGGGTGACCGAGAACGATGCACATCGCTTGGTCACCGCGGCCGACGGTCGACCGGACCCGGACGTCCCCACAGTCGGCAGAACCCCTCAGGCCATCGGCCAGAAGATCACGCCCCAGGACTCATTCGAC encodes the following:
- a CDS encoding zinc-binding dehydrogenase encodes the protein MDTMLAGRFHLDSKKFAVEEIPVPVPGPGEILIEVKAAGVCLSDVHLLDGSLVPLFATSDTVTVGHEVAGVIHTLGPGLKRGLTVGTRVTLEAGKTCGQCAGCVRSRPCTQMRTAGIDYDGGWAQYTLAREDTLIPIPDNLPFDQAAIIPDAVSTPYAAVVTTAGVRPAQSVGVWGVGGVGAHNVRVARLAGAAPIIAVDPLPSARERALAFGADFAFDPAADDFADQVRAATAGRGLDFAFDCAGVPAVREQAAAALGLGGSLILVGISPRPLTITEGLTFNYLGKQVRGHYGGTPESVTELVRLAEVGRLDLAPSITDHIPLAEAADAVNRLENKIGDPIRLILVP
- a CDS encoding bifunctional cytochrome P450/NADPH--P450 reductase translates to MTTQPKNDLRPIRSPRGVPFLGHTPQIPSTNPVEYFGELSKQFPEGLYGMEIAGIEQVFVWDPDLVAEVCDETRFFKQIDKTPLAHVRDYAGAGLFTAHQHEEEWGMAHRVLLPAFSQRAMKGYYGQMLEIAQNLVGKWERKEGKPVNITDDYTRLTLDTIALSGFGYRFDSFAKEDLHPFLKALLEALVESLRRSQELPMMTKMRKADDKKYRANIQLMRDLVENVIKERREGKGTAEDDLLGLMLEATDPETGKGLDDDNVRDQVVTFLIAGHETTSGLLSFATYSLMRNPQVLAQAYAEVDRLLPGDTVPDYDTIMQMDVIPRILEETLRLWAPIPMIGKSPIEDTVIGGCYELKKGARVNLLEGPLHTHPKAWDRPEEFDIERWLPENRVNHHPHAYKPFGNGVRACIGRQFALTEARLALALVLQKFKFVDTNDYKMDVKEALTRKPGGFELKVRARREHERTVFGAVDLQTDDMREQAAVSGVGVNLTVAYGSSLGSCEDLARTIADRSERSGFGTTVVGLDELGDNLPTEGLLVVVASSYNGKAPDNAQRFDDLLAAGLPEDSLSNVRFALLGAGNTQWVATYQGFPKRIEAGLLAAGATPVIERGIADAAGDFDGMATRWMDSLWTTLAEEYAADTSEASGPRYQVQLLTEADVRPAIVSEQAYSLTVVANEELVSDATGLWDFSIEPPRPAAKSITIELPDGVTYDTGNHLAVFAKNEPALVNRALARLRVDRDQVLRLELPAGGRTHLPVGTPVTAGLLLTEFLELQDVATRSQIQTLAEHTECPWTRPQLQAYTADTTESEERYQTEILSKRVSVLGLLERFPAVELPLAVFLDMMGPIRPRFYSISSAPLANPRHVRLTVGLLEGPALSGDGQYRGTCSSYIAGLEPGDVFYGYVRVPSPTFAPPADPATPLVLIGPGTGIAPLRGFLEERASQQENGIEVGLSQVFVGCRHPEHDYFYRQEMQTWEQSGIAQVHTAYSAVTGHPARFVQNAIANAAETVWQAIQDGAYIYVCGDGRRMAPAVREALAAIYRKHTGSDDEAAQQWLAQLEADERYQQDVFA
- a CDS encoding TetR/AcrR family transcriptional regulator produces the protein MPLTEAGIYAAALRLIDADGVEALTMRKLATALDANPMSLYHHVPNKDAVLRGVARMVGTQFRSVTLEDAPWQERIRLLATDFRTLAHRHPKLMAYSFSHQADFIQPEDPFWVSLAAILDAAGVPHSELPQIAALVCAVITGVLTAELNGALDQWSSLKPPTVGEDGLAPPGSDENGVFRLALDTIITGLESRLAADG
- a CDS encoding NIPSNAP family protein yields the protein MPQYQLRVYTLRSPEALVAYENIWAKHIPGMAKHRINTHGVWTVPATTASEAPQLYALVSYQDADDVQERLEAYLSSPEFRADMEGFDISQIVGVAESVLTPTADSPLR
- a CDS encoding SsgA family sporulation/cell division regulator gives rise to the protein MGRDLLADGLRGSADCGDVRVRSTVGRGDQAMCIVLGHPRAPLRSRFPCRTSRPYWRPRGR